The Vanrija pseudolonga chromosome 1, complete sequence genomic sequence CTTTCCTCTACAGCGCAGACATCGAGGTGCAGGAGCGCGCTGTCGAGCTCACACAGCTCCTCGCCTTTGTCAACGCCGACCTCAGCAACCACGTGCCACCGAAGCGGTCTGCTCCTGTCGAGTCGATTCCTGGCGTCGAGGGAGGCTTCGAGGATGAcggccaggccgaggacgcagAGCCACCCTACCCCAAGTCCTTGTTCCTCTTCGAGCCGCTCTTCACGTCGCACGAGCTCAACTCGGTCGCCTACATGGCACAGGAGGCCGTTCGCATCCCCGATGGTATCGACTTGGACAAGCCCATCGTCCCGAACAACGGCTTCGCGGGTATccaggacgacgatgacgctgagagcgaggacgagaagcaggaggtcgacctcggcgagggcggtggaGCCGGTATGGACGAGCTCCGCCGTGTCCTCCGCGACCAGgagcgcaagggcaagaagaccaagggcaagggcaagaaggccgaggggGAGCTCACTGCAGCTGAGAGGGCTGAGAAGCTGAAGGTGAGCTAGGGTATTAGCGACGCCTAGCTGACAAACAGAAAAAGGCAGCCAAGCGCGAACGTGCCCGCAACGACCCATACTACCTCTacgacaagaaggacgacgttgacgacgacgacgttgatGACATCCCGATAGTCCGGCTAGACGACTCGGAGATGGCCGCAGCGgaagcgccagcgccgaccaAGGTCAAGtcgaagaagaagcgcgcaTCAGTGCTGGCCCCACCACCAGAGTTTGACCGGAACGGCGAGATGCCCGCGGGTGCGGCTCCAGtagcgccagcagcagcctctgCAGCTAAGCCCAAGTCGGGGCTGGCGGCAGTCGACTTGCGCACCGCAGCACCCGTTGCGTCCCGGCCAAGCACCtacgacgagtacgacgcGGACGGActcccgccgcgctcggccgtcgcgacgccTGTGCCAGCGCCAGTGACAGCCGCAGCTGAGCCAGCACCGACACCTTCAATAGCAGACGCaccggccgacgaggcgcaggcggtcAAGGTTGTCAAGGTGAAgcgcaagaagaagaaggcggtGGTTTAGAGGGAGTGGAGTGGATGATGCATTGTCGTATTTGTACGGTGGAGATATGTGGGAGCACGCGGACGGTGTTGAACGTGATGCTTCATGAGTGTGGTACTCGAGCCATCATGAAACTGCCACATGCCACAATGCGAGGTGAAGTGTATACATGTGTGGTGTCTCTGGTCTAATCTACATTGCCGCGATGGGCGAGTCTAGTTGAAGCTGTGCACGTTAGCAACTCCTCACCCTGCACGACACTGCGCCACTCACTCGGTGTCACAATAGCTAATCGTGTCGATCGTctctccgtcgtcgtcggcgtagtcatcgtcctcgttaaagtcgtcttcctcgttgaagtcgtcgtcctcgtagaacatgtcgtcgtcgacgttgaGGAACGACAGGTCGTCGTAGAGGTCGGTATGGAActcgtcccagtcgtcgtcccagccctcctcgacgccgagcatcAAGGGCCACTTGTACCACTCTGTCTTTGGGCCCTCCGACGTCCACAGGAACGCGAAATACTTCTTCATTCTGCGCCGGCAGACGGGGCACTCGATCTTGGCATACGTCTGGGCGACGAACTGCCCCACGTCGTCAGGCAAGTCCTTGACCAGCGCGACGCCCCCGGACACCcagtgcgcgtgcgcgcgctcccAGTCCCCGAGGATGCAGTGCACGCACTCGCTTGCGAGGTttggctgctgcgcgcggagtgctgcctcgtcgacgcgctcgaacgctgcctcggcttcggcttgGCGCGCGTAGAACCGCtcaagcgcgtcgagcgcgtacGGCGCGCGAGTTTCGAGTGTACTGCGGCACCACGCGCTCATGGTGctcagcggcgtcgcgagcagctcgtcgacccagTCGTGCAGGAGATTGCGGTACTCGGGCGGGTTGATAGGCCCGTACGAGCAGGTCATGAAGAGTGACTCGAGGGCGAACCCCGTGAACGGGTCATTCTCGCGCAgcccgtcgaggagcgcgagaaAGACAATGTGCAGCCCGTACGCGAACGCGACGTCCACACAGTCGGTGAGGAAGGCCACATCCCAGCTCGGCACGGGCGGGAACTTGGGGTCCGTCTTGACGAGGTAGTCGAGCGCGAACTTGAGGGCTGGTGCCGACGCGGACAGCAGCGGGATGgggtcgtcgttggcgacgggcagctcggcgaggtcctTGAAGAAGGTCGAGCGCTTGGCGAGGAGTGCGAGCGGGACCGCGaagagcacgccgtcgcgcgattcgaggacgacagtgccggcggggcggtcaccgcccgcggcgtcggcataCTCTGGGTGGAAGGAGGTCTGAGACGACGGGGCGGCCATGGTTGGAGACCGAGGAGAGCCACAGTGCTTGTATGTGtgttgtttgttgttgttgctgttgaACGAGAGAGTTCAGGGAAGGCTCGAGGCTCAAGGTTGAGTGGGATGGAGGCAGAGAAAACTGTTAtccccgagggcgaggcgcgtgcgcgcggcccGTGCAGAGAGaggcgcgagcggggcgtGGGAACAGAAGGACGTTGGGCGAgtggcgcggtgcggcggcacGGAGAAACGCTTCAGTGCATGATTCCCGGGGCTGGGCTCGGAGTCGTCGGAGGGGATTTTTGGTGGGGATCAGCCAGGACAGCACGCAGCAACGACGGCCAGAGCGCACGAGGACAACGGTGCCACGGTGCCACTTtgggtgtggcggcggtcggtggggtggtggcggcggcggcgcgccggggcTGGCGGGGGCATGTGGCCGGGCGGCGAGTAgtttgcgccgccgccgccaactgTCGGGGATCGTGAaacgcggccgacgacgcgacgagcaggccaGGCCAGCAGGATATCGCTGAGGGGTGTCGCCGCCCCGATCTGTCCCCCCTAGTCTCCGAacgccgccgagacgacAAAGCTCACCCACTCGGAGCTCGCCACTGCCACCCGCCAGGACAATAGACGTTGCGAGTACGCCCCGATCCAGGTGTGCCGTGGTGGCGGGCGACGGTGACTGAGCCCGTGGTGGGCCCGCCATGGTCACTTGATGGGCTGctggggcgagcgagcgagccggaGTAACCTCCACTACAGCACGACTCCACAGCCCACCGCCAACaggccacacacacacacgcgaTCTGGCCGTTGTGTCTGTGCGCGCAGCTCTGTCCACCCACGACCACTCGTGTTTGTCCATCACGAACGACTCTTGCATGTTCTCATCGCGTctgcgtcctcgtcgttgtcgagcaCAGCATCGGCTTCggcatcaccaccaccaccaccaccaccaccaccatcactcGCAACAAGGTATCCGCAGCAGTCACATCACCAGCATCCATCGCGACCGACCCCCTGCCCCTCCCACTACCCCCACGatgccgcgccgtcgctcaACCCCCGCCAGCGGCGGACCTGCAGCACCAGCCGTCAAGCGAGCCGGCccaggcgcgcgagccgccccaaacccccacccaccacgaAGCAGGAAACGGTCCATGCATGCCGCCTCTGTCGCAGACTCAgcatccgccgccgcgagcgcaccTCCCGTGCCCCCGCTACCAGCAGGCATGTTTACCCAATTCCacgtctcgtcgccgcctccgccgccgcaggactcggcgccgtccaTCTCATTCTCGAaccagcaacagcagcagcagtacgcCCACGTCCCCCGAGTCCTCCCGCCCCAGAGAGCAGAGTACGCTGcccccgccacgccgttCCCCGTGCCTTCGCCCCGTGTGGCACCAGCACCGACtccgctcctcgccccgccggccccgcccccgccgaccccACGCGCGATGAAGCGCAagtcgaccgcctcgacgtcgtcggcagcctcgacacCAAAGCTCGAGCGCGCATCGCCAGTCatcgcacgcacgccgaccccgctcgcccacgccgcccgtgcctacccccccgccgccgccgccgccctaccgcccaccccccagtcacagccccagccccaaccTCCCCAGGCCCAGCTGTCGTACCTCCCTTTAGCGGGCTACCGCCCTGCCCCGGACGGCTACTATGCGGCTGTGAACACGACGCTgaccccgctgccgctcgtcgcgacggcAGGCCTCATCCCCGCCCAGGCGGACTTCGGGTACGGCTCGGCCTACCCGTATGCTTGGGCCGCGCAGTACTACGCCACGATGATGTCGGCTTCCGATGACCAAGGGCAGGTGGACACGGGCTTCGAGCgccaacagcaacaacaacagcagcagcaacagcagctcCAGGTGCCGGTGCAGGTGCAGCACTATGACACGCTCGTCGGGTGCAGGCAGGACCCGACCACGGGGCAGTGGTACGCTgtgccggcgccagcagcagctccagtGCCGTCACCAGCGCCAGTGCCAGCCCCAACGCCCTTCAGCCGggcgagcaccgcgacgcccgcAGACATGTCGCAggccctcgcgcagctgcaTCCCCTGACGCCGGCACCGGTTCCAGTGGCCACACCAGCAGTTGGGGCAGCTACCCTCCCCCTGTCCCCGTTGCCGGAGTTCCAACCGGCAACAGTGTACACGTCCACGCCTGTGCTGTCGTCCAGCTCAGCAACGACGCCACATACGGTCGTGGGGGACCAGTCACCGCTGCCCAGCGCACTCAGCCTCGGAACCGGTGTGCCGTatgcgccgtcgtcgagctcgcccgcgaCCGCCGTCAAGCCGCCGGTCCAGTtccccggcgcgccggtgccCACCATCCCGAGCCACAGTCAATGGGCGTACCCCGACattcagcagcagcaacaacaacaacaacaacagcagcagcagcagcagctgtcGTACCAGTACGCAAACTACGGCCCCGACCGGGCGATGGTGTTTGAAGACCCCGTGCGGGACAACGCAATCTCCACCCAGGAGTTCACCGAAACAATGGACAGCATGACGGGGATCCTGTATAACCTTATGGCCAAGGCCCAATATGCGTCCCCACAGGACCATGTCAACGGCCTTACGCGGATCCAGGAACTGTTAAGTGACTTGACGCAAAAGGTGTGTTCGGCGGCGTGATAGCGGTGCTGACAGTGCGCAGGAGGCTCAGCGGAATGTCCACCGGCCGGTcagccgcagcagcgtgGCAGGGCCATCAAAGCCCAGCGGCCTGTTGTTGTCCCGGCCGAGTCAATCTTGATATACCCACAGCCCTAGTTAGTTTGCCGTGCTTGTGAAGCATGATCTACATACATAGATACAGTTTGAGGCCTAATTGCATGTGAGATGCTGGTCATCGAATGTGGTGTGGTGTCGGTGCAATGCTGGTGGTGAGATGGCGGCTGAGCCGCATTGTTAGTCGTCGTCAAAGAAGCTTTCGAACTGGCAGGTTTAGCACACGCCTGAACAAAGTCCGCCACCCACCTGTCGCCCGTAGGACCTGTTTGCCCCACCCGCCTGCGTCGGACCAAGGGCaggcacgtcgtcgtcgtcgtcgtcgcccagctcTTCGTCGCTCCTTGGCCGGCTCCGGCTCCGACTCCCGCTCCGATCCCGCGACGGCGCCTCCGACCGGCCCCTGGGTggggcacgcggcggcgcagggtTGTTGTCCACCACGGCCTTGGTTGGCGACGTTGAGCGgcgttgtggtggtggcggcggcttgaCGGGCGAAGCCGAGCGGCGCTGTGGTGGCTGGCCGGATGGTGGCCTCACCGGCGACGGGACTcgctgcgacggcgcgcgTAGTGTCTGGCTCTCTGCTGCAGGTCGGAACGCGTCGCGTGGTGTCGACATTTGCGCGGCATTAAGCCCTGCGGCAAACGTCGCGTCCCCGACGTCGCTCCAGTCGGCTGGCGCAtggtcttcgtcgtcgtcaagacCAAGATCGTCCAagacctcggcctcagcgtCCTCCATCATGGCCTCGAGATCGACGTCGTCCATACCGGCGGCTTCCAGCGCCTCCTGCTGCGACATGCGCTGGCTCATGCTCTGGCTCGGACCGGGGAGGAagagcggctcggcggcgtgcgtcCGCTGCGACTGCGACGCCAGCCCGTTCGCGCCCCTCAGAGACACCTGCGACGGGCCTCGGTCCGGTGGCTCGACGGTGAGGCTGAGACTTGTccgcggcctgctcgagcttggccgcggGCGCACACTCCCCATACGGCTCTGTGCGTCGACATCTGTCTTGACTGTCACGGACGCGCTCTCGCGCTTTCTCTTCACGCTGCCGTTCGCTGGGGTGCTCGTCAGCGACGCAAACTCGTCGCAGGGTGAGGTCGCGATGACGAAGAAGATCGTGAAAAGAAGCTTGTTGTTGCCAAACTTGTCAGCACCGTAACATGTCGAGCTGATCGTCATAGGCTGGGTCGCCtcggagaagaagaagtcgAGGTCCATGCCGaactgctcggcgagctgcagcgTTGCCTTtcgtcagcgcgcgccgagtcCCGCTCTCGACCCACCTTGAACTCCTTCATCGGCAGCGTGAGGTCCACACGGCCATTACCCCCGACCACTTCGTAGTTTGTAAACTCGGCCACGTCGAGCGTGATCTCCGTGGACAGCGCGTTTGTCGCCAGTCCGTTGAGGTTCTTGACGCGCACCTCGTTCTCGGACAGCATCCACGCGAGCTGGGTATCCCCGCGCACGTTGGCCGTGTTGttcgaggccggcgcggtaAACGCGAGCGTGAAGTGGTCAAACCAGTCGCGGAGTGTCTTGGCCGCGATCTGGAAACCTGACGGCGTCGTGTCGGGGTCAACTATTGCGCGCAGGAAGTCGGACGCCTGCAGGTGGAGAAAATGCTTCTTCGTGATTCCTGCCAGGGTGAGCCGTGAACACGCAacgccacccaccatggcGGTAcacgagcttgagctcgagctgcgccgaGCGATGGTTGACGCGGAtatcgtcgtcctcgtcctcgtcgtctgctggcgcgcgcagcccgccGTCCGGATCGTGGATCTTGAggtcgagccgctcgacctccttcaCTGCCGACGCCTTGCCAAGCACGCTGATGATGGACTGTAGGGGGGTCAGCTCGGCAAGCTGCTGCACGGCCACGCACCTTGACGTAGAGCTGGCActtgacgccgcgccgctgctcggctGCGTTCCCCAGTGGCCGATActtggagaagaaggccggcTGCAACGTCACGAGCGAGAATGCCGACTTGGACGAGTTGGTCACTGCGAGCTCCCACTGCGTGTCAGCGTTGCTGGGGAAGGAGGTGACGCACAATCTCCTTGTTCGCGTGCATGcacagctcgtcgccgtaccgcgccgcgcaTTGTAACAGCCGAACAAAGTCTGGTGGTCAGCGGCTTCCTCCCCGTCGTTTAGCCAATCTAACCCACTTTTGATGTTATCCCCCTTAATAGAGGCCTCCATCGTGCTGGATAGCTGTTGCTGCTATCAGCATGAGCTCGTTGTGAGCGGGGCAGTCTCTCTTTTGCTGGTTGAGAGTACAATGTCAATCAACGACAAGGAAGACATTCCATTTGGATGAACCACAGTCCAGTCATGATGTCAACAAACCGAGGGAGCGGAAGCAATCCACCTCCATCTTCCTCAATCATCtccacccccctccctctcccatcctttcctcgcctcgtccacAACGCAGAATGCGCTATCAAGATGCATAACTATGAAGGATGAGGATCATGGGGAAATCTACTGGTACAGTTGTCCGGGCCTCGCCACTCTTGCGTCCGCTCATGCGCCAGTGCGCACAAACATGTAGTCTAAGAACTTCTGCCACATCTTCTTGTCGTTGGCTAGCCGGCGGGCAAACTTGACATAGGAGTTGATGGTCAGGTCCTTCATCTTCCAGGGCGTGATGCCCTTGATCTTGGTGATGAACGCAgctcgctcctcgtcgccgacctcgttCTCTATCGTCTCATCGTCAGCCTCTAGGGCGGCCAGCTCCGTTTCGGTCCAGTTGGTGAACTTGGGTGAGTAACCCGGCAGCAGCTTGTAAGGGACGGGTGGCGGCTGCGTCAACTTGGCCTGGCCGGGGAAGAGGGCCTTGCGCTTGTACGTCGTGTACTCGATCTGCCACTCTGGGGGCTTCTTGGTGTCCTTGCCAATGTCGGGCAGGTAGAACTGAGCGAAGCCAAGAGGGCTGAGGGGCTTGTTCTTGCGCGAGGGCGCCTCGGGCGAAGAGTATCTAGGCTTGCGCTTGAAGGTGCAGTGGGGCTTGTCCTCGTTCTCTGGGAGCTTGCACgacttcttgcccttcttcttctcaaTCTCgacgtcatcctcgtcaGAGGGGTCTTGGGGAAGCGGAACAAAGGGCGTAGGCACAAAGTCGTCAAGAGTGACACCAGTGATGTTGTACCTGCGTTTGTTAGCACATGTGTCGGCGTTGTGTACACAGCAGTGTGGGCACTCACGAGTAGATGCGCGCCGAAGGAATGTAGGTAGGGATGACACTCGGGCCAACGTTCATGACGGTGTAGTCCTTGTGCTTGACGTTTTGCGGGCCGGGAATCTCGCCGAATGACTTGACCAGCTCAGTCTTGAGTAACTGAGTACGCTTGCCCATGACCTTGAAGCGACCAGACTTGAGCAGGTGGGGCCCGTGTTGGAGCTCGGGGCCGAGGAACGTGAAGTCCTCGGGCGAGCTGTTCTCAAGGATCGACTCGGGGATGACGTCAAACCTGCCCGAGGTGGTGTTGCCAGTCAGGCCATTGAGGTCGGCAGGGGGCGGTCCCTCCTCCAGATGGTCGACgtccaagaagaagaagtggTCGACGTTCCTGACGGATCAGCGGAGGAGGGGCGTGAATCACTCACATGTGCCCAAAGAGGTGGCCAACAATCGTGTCCTGGAAGCGGAGCGCGACGTCACCATAGCGGAGATCTGATGGACGTCAACATTTTGCCCCACGGCGCTGATCCGTCCGGCGACACTCACAGCAGTTGTCATAGTACAATCCCGGGTGGGGCGGGACGTGACCGGTAAGCCAGACCTGCATTCCGCGATCGCGGAACTGCTGGAGCTGGACATCGAGCCAGTCCATCTCCATGGCACCGGGGTCGTTCGAGTGGTCCCTGCACCCATCGACAACTGGACACGGTCAGTCACCTCCACTTGCTTGGGGCGTCAGGTGAGTACCCACTCGAGTTGGACGCGAACCAGTAGAGCGTGTTGAGCGAgatgacggcgagctggtcgggAATGACCTCTGTAGCGTAGTACATGCCACGCTCGAAAACGTGACGGTCCTCGCTGGGGATGAAGTGCTTCCAGATCCTGGAAGAGTTGTTAGCACCACCACCGGTcgggtcgtcgccgccaccattGCCACCTACCTGACAAACTCCTCGGTGATTCTGTTGGGACCAGGCGAGAGCACATTGTGGGGGTAGATGTCATTGTTGCCGACACTGGGGACGATGGGCATGTCCTTGCCAAAGACCTCGACCATCTTGGCAGCCATCATGCGGTTCAAGTCGAAGATCTCCTTTGGTGTACGCGGGATCTCACGGTCAATGTCGTGCCTGCAGGCCGTCAGTGCCCAGGTCCGACGCACGGCATGTCCGCTCACCTCGAGTTGTCGCCCGTCCAGATGATGAagtcgacctcctcggcccacTCCTTCTTGAGCCAGTCAAAGGTGTGCTCGACAAGGCTCATGGGCGAGTCACAGTCACTTTACGGGCGTTAGCGCCTTGGTTCCTCCCCGCCTCTCCGTCCATCACACACTCACGATAGCGGGGAGCCCCACTTGCCGGCGgtatcgtcgtcgccgcccttgcgGAGCGTGCCGTTTGCGTCGACCgcatcggcgtcgtcgaggcgcagcttgcccttgccctccttgtccttaCGGTGGCAACCCGACTCGAACGTCGTGCCCTTCTTGTAGTGGGGGTCGGGGTGGAAGTCTGTGATGTGTAGGAAACGCCCCTTGAGCTCTGCGAGACGGGCGTCAGCATCATCGTGTTTGCAAGGGGGtttgcgtgcgtgcgtgcgtgctgcAGCACCGAAGGAGGGCACACTCACCGCGTTtcttcttgagctcgggTACGTGGAGCGGCTCCTGCTCGTGTGGTGGCACTGCGGCGCTCGCAAGTGACAGCACGGCGAGGAGTGTCGCTACGCGCATGGTGGCTGCGTTGGGGGCCTTGGTGGTAGTGGGTGGCGCGGAGAATGCTTAAAGCGTGTCGTCGCGTCCTTTAatgtgctcgctcgcgtgAGGGGAGAAGGGTTACTAGCAAGgacgggcgtcgcggcgcgtctGGGGAATGCGGCTGTTTTGGAAATGTGACGAAGCCGGGTGACACTGGTTGATCTGTTTGTGTGGAGTTGatggtggtgccggtgccaGAGAGACAACAACACACTGCAAGCAAGAAGTAATTCGTCTAGACGAAGTGGCTCGAGCTTTGTGTGGGGTAAAATGAGAGAGCGAGTGGAGAGATGGATGCTGGCTGGCCCTTTGCTTGCGTCgattgttgtcgtcgtccgtccTGGCCCGACTTGGCTGAACCGGGGTCTGGGGGGGATGATGTTCGTTCGTTGGAGCGGGCGGGGCGAAAGTcggtggtcgtcgtctcgcTTGCTTCGAGCGATGCGCGACGTCgttggctgctgctgggcctcAAGCCTTTCGCTTTTGCTGTTCTTGGCTCACTGCCatctcctgctgctgcggaccggccagctgctgccctccctccctccctcgctcgctcgctcgcccttCCCTGCTCTCCTTGTCCGTGCCTTTCTTGATGCCCACTGTGCGTACATTGATGAAACGTTTGCACGTTCGTTCCCATCGTCACGCTCACGTGACCGCATGCAAAATTGATAGAAGAAGGTAGGCTCGCATGGGAGAATTCACGTTAACACCTCTAGGTTTTAGGCTTGGCCAGACCTGTATGCTCGATTTTTGCGACCTCCACTTGACCACTACAACAGTCGCCTGTACCAGCCTGCATCATCCAGCCAAGCACACTCGCAACTCTCCCACTCTCACACGCCCTCAACCAACCATCATCATGGTAAGCATAAGATTCCCGCGACACCGCTCACACGACCCCCTAGCTGCGCCGACAGTCCCGCGAACGCCGCGAATACATCTACAAAAAGTCGCACGAGTCGCAGGAGCGGGCCATCTTTgagcgcaagcagcgcatcaaggacgcgctcgcgagcggcAAGCAGCTGCCCACCGAGCTGCGCAACGATGCCCGCACGATCGGCAAGGATCTCGTGCTTGACGAGGCGCAGAAGGGTGCGTTGTTTTGTGTCCGAGGCATTTCTGACCCCCCGACCCAGACCCGTGGACTGGCGCCGATGACGAGTATGCCAAAGTCGGGACATACGACCCCAAGGTTGTTgtgacgacgtcgcgcgacCCATCGTCCAGGCTGCTCCTTTTCTCCAAGGTATGTGAACCAGCAGTCCGCCTTATCGGCgctagccagccagccagctgctgACAATGCCCAGGAAATGCGCCTCGTGTTCCCCAACGCCATCCGCTTGAACCGCGGCAACACAGTCATGAAGGACCTCGTCCAGACGTGCCTCTCGCAGGGCGTCACcgacctcgtgctcgtccacGAACACCGCGGCGTCCCCGACGCGATGATTATCTCGCACCTCCCCCACGGCCCGACCCTCAGCATGACGCTGCACAACGTCACGCTGCGACACGACGTGTCGACGTCCAACTCGACCGTGTCGGAGCAGTACCCCCACATCATCATGGACGGGTTCACCACCCGCCTCGGTCAGCGTGTCGCCAGCATCCTCAAGGCCCTCTTCCCCGTCCCCAAGGAGGACGCAAAGCGTGTCATGACATTTGCCAACGACCGCGACTTCATCTCCTTCCGGTGGGTAGTAGCAAACTACCCCGGTTATTACGCTAACTCCCACAGCCACCACGTCTTCGCCAAGACGTCGCACAAGGacgtgcagctcgccgaggttggcCCCCGGTTCGAAGCGAAGCGTGAGTACAGCATTGTGGCCCTATGGCCGTGCAGCAGAAGCTAACCTCTCAGCCTACGAGATTCGCCAGGGCACGATCGACCAGACAGAGGGTGACGTCGAATGGCTTCTGCGGCCATACATGCGCACGTCAAAGAAGCGCAACCAGCTGTGAGAATCTACAGCCTCATTCACTCCACTGCCTATTATTGTTGTACAACTACTACCATGCAGCCCGCCTTGCATATGGCCCCACTGACGGACGGGTTGATCCCATGTGGACGCAATTCATAGCTCCATTCTACGGGAGCCACAACAACATGGAACTGCGGTGGGGTAACAACATGATGTGTGTGAGGTTGTTCGTGACGATGTCGTGAACCTACAATCGTGCTGGGGTGTGATGACAAGTTACTGATGGGACAAGGTAGGATAGGTTAAGGTAATCGAGTATTAGAGATGCAGTGTCCGAGTAGGGTGCCATTGGCCGTGGGTGCTGATCCTCCCCACAATCCGGCGAGGGTCGCTGGCCAAACAGAATTTGCGGCGCTTGTGTGCGACGTCTTGGGGTATTGAAAAAGGCTCGGCGGTGCTTAAACACGGCGAGCCGGGGTATTAATGATGCTCCTGCAAGGTCAGTCGGCTTGATGCAGGTGCGTGTTCTCTTACAGGCTACGGAGGAGTTCGTTGCCACTTTGAGAGTTTCTGAGAGTCGTCTGGAACTGACGACAAGTGTTGTGGACACGGCTCATAAGAGCCCGCTCTCCCGGTGGAACCTGACGTAGAATGCTCTCTGCCATAACATTAGACTCTTTCCTGTTTGCTCTTCACTGAACTCACGAAG encodes the following:
- the RAD9A gene encoding Cell cycle checkpoint control protein RAD9A; translation: MEASIKGDNIKNFVRLLQCAARYGDELCMHANKEIWELAVTNSSKSAFSLVTLQPAFFSKYRPLGNAAEQRRGVKCQLYVKSIISVLGKASAVKEVERLDLKIHDPDGGLRAPADDEDEDDDIRVNHRSAQLELKLVYRHGITKKHFLHLQASDFLRAIVDPDTTPSGFQIAAKTLRDWFDHFTLAFTAPASNNTANVRGDTQLAWMLSENEVRVKNLNGLATNALSTEITLDVAEFTNYEVVGGNGRVDLTLPMKEFKATLQLAEQFGMDLDFFFSEATQPMTISSTCYGADKFGNNKLLFTIFFVIATSPCDEFASLTSTPANGSVKRKRESASVTVKTDVDAQSRMGSVRPRPSSSRPRTSLSLTVEPPDRGPSQVSLRGANGLASQSQRTHAAEPLFLPGPSQSMSQRMSQQEALEAAGMDDVDLEAMMEDAEAEVLDDLGLDDDEDHAPADWSDVGDATFAAGLNAAQMSTPRDAFRPAAESQTLRAPSQRVPSPVRPPSGQPPQRRSASPVKPPPPPQRRSTSPTKAVVDNNPAPPRAPPRGRSEAPSRDRSGSRSRSRPRSDEELGDDDDDDVPALGPTQAGGANRSYGRQFESFFDDD
- the IMP4 gene encoding U3 small nucleolar ribonucleoprotein IMP4, with protein sequence MLRRQSRERREYIYKKSHESQERAIFERKQRIKDALASGKQLPTELRNDARTIGKDLVLDEAQKDPWTGADDEYAKVGTYDPKVVVTTSRDPSSRLLLFSKEMRLVFPNAIRLNRGNTVMKDLVQTCLSQGVTDLVLVHEHRGVPDAMIISHLPHGPTLSMTLHNVTLRHDVSTSNSTVSEQYPHIIMDGFTTRLGQRVASILKALFPVPKEDAKRVMTFANDRDFISFRHHVFAKTSHKDVQLAEVGPRFEAKPYEIRQGTIDQTEGDVEWLLRPYMRTSKKRNQL
- the PPN1 gene encoding Endopolyphosphatase; its protein translation is MRVATLLAVLSLASAAVPPHEQEPLHVPELKKKRELKGRFLHITDFHPDPHYKKGTTFESGCHRKDKEGKGKLRLDDADAVDANGTLRKGGDDDTAGKWGSPLSDCDSPMSLVEHTFDWLKKEWAEEVDFIIWTGDNSRHDIDREIPRTPKEIFDLNRMMAAKMVEVFGKDMPIVPSVGNNDIYPHNVLSPGPNRITEEFVRIWKHFIPSEDRHVFERGMYYATEVIPDQLAVISLNTLYWFASNSIVDGCRDHSNDPGAMEMDWLDVQLQQFRDRGMQVWLTGHVPPHPGLYYDNCYLRYGDVALRFQDTIVGHLFGHMNVDHFFFLDVDHLEEGPPPADLNGLTGNTTSGRFDVIPESILENSSPEDFTFLGPELQHGPHLLKSGRFKVMGKRTQLLKTELVKSFGEIPGPQNVKHKDYTVMNVGPSVIPTYIPSARIYSYNITGVTLDDFVPTPFVPLPQDPSDEDDVEIEKKKGKKSCKLPENEDKPHCTFKRKPRYSSPEAPSRKNKPLSPLGFAQFYLPDIGKDTKKPPEWQIEYTTYKRKALFPGQAKLTQPPPVPYKLLPGYSPKFTNWTETELAALEADDETIENEVGDEERAAFITKIKGITPWKMKDLTINSYVKFARRLANDKKMWQKFLDYMFVRTGA